The following coding sequences lie in one Mycobacterium sp. DL440 genomic window:
- the rpmD gene encoding 50S ribosomal protein L30 → MAEVKITQVRGTIGARWKQRESLRTLGLKKIRQSVVREDNAQTRGLINVVHHLVEVEEVK, encoded by the coding sequence ATGGCAGAAGTCAAGATCACCCAGGTGCGCGGAACCATCGGCGCACGCTGGAAGCAGCGTGAAAGCCTGCGGACCCTGGGACTGAAGAAGATTCGTCAGTCCGTGGTTCGCGAGGACAACGCGCAGACCCGTGGCCTCATCAACGTGGTGCATCACCTCGTGGAAGTTGAGGAAGTCAAATGA
- the rplO gene encoding 50S ribosomal protein L15 — MSVIKLHDLRPAPGEKKAKTRVGRGEGSKGKTAGRGTKGTKARKNVPATFEGGQMPIHMRLPKLKGFKNRFRTSYEVVNVGDITKAFPQGGTIGVDELVAKGLVRKNSLVKVLGDGKLAVKVDVTANKFSGSAREAITAAGGSATEL; from the coding sequence ATGAGCGTTATCAAGTTGCACGACCTGAGGCCCGCCCCGGGCGAGAAGAAGGCCAAGACCCGCGTCGGTCGTGGTGAGGGCTCCAAGGGTAAGACCGCCGGTCGTGGTACCAAGGGCACCAAGGCCCGCAAGAACGTCCCCGCGACGTTCGAGGGTGGCCAGATGCCGATCCACATGCGGCTGCCGAAGCTCAAGGGCTTCAAGAACCGCTTCCGGACCTCCTACGAGGTCGTCAACGTCGGCGACATCACCAAGGCCTTCCCGCAGGGCGGCACCATCGGTGTCGACGAGCTGGTTGCCAAGGGCCTCGTTCGCAAGAACAGCCTGGTGAAGGTGCTCGGCGACGGCAAGCTGGCCGTCAAGGTCGACGTGACCGCCAACAAGTTCAGCGGTAGCGCCCGTGAGGCCATCACCGCTGCCGGCGGTTCGGCCACCGAGCTGTAA